In Juglans microcarpa x Juglans regia isolate MS1-56 chromosome 8D, Jm3101_v1.0, whole genome shotgun sequence, the following are encoded in one genomic region:
- the LOC121242878 gene encoding zinc finger protein GAI-ASSOCIATED FACTOR 1-like codes for MVELENSSPTVSTASREVSGYEQTTPLPAAPPLKKKRNLPGMPDPEAEVIALSPKALLATNRFVCEICNKGFQRDQNLQLHRRGHNLPWKLKQRTSKEVRKRVYVCPEPSCVHHSPGRALGDLTGIKKHFCRKHGEKKWKCERCSKKYAVQSDWKAHMKTCGTREYKCDCGTIFSRRDSFITHRAFCDALAEESARTHPLEIPSSGPNTNAGHVVASSPPPPPPPTPTTTVASPALSIQSSELSENTIGVSPATATATATATAAYLNATASTTARSSSSSGAVVITSIFAPSTVTTITQQPSSFSNVICAFSRSDCPSTANPIEPASLSLSTSLYLSNNGSSSIFATPNQDYRHYAPSPQPAMSATALLQKAAQMGAAASNASLLRGFGLATSSSSGQDGSAAGWNGHVIKTECSSPSMTDGLGLRLPSGGGSSGLTDHVMMGGGSGSSSSPFGSQPMTRDLLGLGRDGGGTSTGGLSALLTSFGSGFDVAVTAAAASLHNTQNNNS; via the exons ATGGTGGAGTTGGAGAATTCCTCACCGACAGTCTCTACAGCTTCTCGAGAAGTGTCTGGTTATGAACAAACGACGCCCTTGCCAGCAGCACCACCACTTAAGAAAAAGCGAAACCTACCTGGAATGCCCG ATCCAGAGGCTGAGGTGATCGCTTTATCCCCAAAGGCTCTGCTGGCGACAAACCGGTTTGTGTGTGAGATCTGCAACAAAGGGTTTCAGCGCGACCAGAACCTTCAGCTTCACCGACGAGGCCATAACCTGCCATGGAAGCTCAAGCAGAGAACAAGCAAAGAGGTTCGGAAGCGGGTCTACGTGTGTCCAGAACCTTCTTGCGTTCACCACAGCCCGGGGAGAGCACTCGGAGACCTCACTGGCATAAAAAAGCACTTCTGTAGAAAGCACGGTGAGAAAAAATGGAAGTGCGAGAGGTGCTCGAAGAAGTACGCCGTTCAGTCTGATTGGAAGGCGCACATGAAGACCTGTGGTACCAGAGAGTATAAATGCGACTGCGGGACCATATTCTCTAG GAGGGATAGTTTTATCACGCACAGAGCTTTTTGCGACGCATTGGCGGAGGAGAGTGCGAGGACCCATCCCCTAGAGATTCCTAGCTCAGGGCCAAATACGAACGCTGGTCATGTTGTGGCTTCGTCGCCGCCACCGCCGCCGCCTCCTACTCCGACTACGACTGTGGCGTCTCCAGCTTTGTCCATTCAGAGTTCAG AACTGTCAGAAAACACAATCGGAGTGTCTCCTGCAACGGCAACGGCAACGGCAACAGCAACAGCGGCATACCTAAACGCCACAGCATCCACGACCGCCCGATCATCTTCCAGCTCCGGCGCCGTCGTAATTACAAGTATATTTGCACCTTCAACCGTCACTACAATCACCCAGCAGCCTTCCTCATTCTCCAATGTTATCTGCGCCTTTTCCCGCTCGGACTGCCCCAGTACTGCTAACCCTATTGAACCCGCGTCCCTTTCTCTATCCACATCCCTCTATCTCTCCAACAATGGCTCCTCATCCATATTCGCGACTCCCAATCAAGACTATCGCCACTATGCTCCTTCCCCGCAGCCCGCGATGTCTGCAACGGCATTACTACAAAAGGCGGCTCAAATGGGCGCTGCGGCATCGAACGCATCGTTACTTCGGGGTTTTGGGTTGGCAACATCATCTTCTTCCGGTCAAGATGGCAGCGCTGCGGGGTGGAATGGCCATGTGATCAAGACGGAGTGCAGCTCTCCATCGATGACTGACGGACTTGGGCTTAGACTTCCCTCTGGCGGAGGGAGTTCTGGTTTGACAGATCATGTGATGATGGGCGGCGGCAGCGGCAGCTCATCTTCGCCGTTTGGGAGCCAGCCAATGACGCGGGATCTTTTGGGGCTGGGCAGAGATGGGGGTGGCACCTCCACTGGGGGTCTTTCTGCTCTGCTTACTTCCTTTGGCAGTGGCTTTGATGTTGCAGTTACAGCTGCAGCTGCATCATTACACAACACCCAAAACAACAACTCTTGA
- the LOC121242217 gene encoding homer protein homolog 1-like: MHLEGEKNQLADELALFEAHSHSFDDELATLRTQVVSLQEELATSSTNVDLYRQELAAIGKERDDLAIRLNEAGGVLRERDNLVEHVLKERDGFDRANLKIEGLAKSKSENASRLASLGDEKRELLIKLGAAEGMKVEAEKNLAELDEVVKSAKKIISILERRLAELRSALENSPNDLNQILPQLAAAPKI, translated from the exons ATGCATTTGGAGGGTGAGAAAAACCAACTAGCCGACGAGTTGGCTCTTTTTGAAGCTCACTCCCATTCTTTTGATGACGAGTTGGCTACTCTTCGTACCCAAGTTGTTTCGCTCCAAGAAGAGCTAGCGACTTCTTCTACGAATGTTGACCTCTACCGTCAGGAGTTGGCAGCAATTGGAAAAGAACGTGATGACCTTGCTATTCGCCTGAATGAAGCAGGGGGAGTTTTGCGTGAGAGGGACAACTTG GTGGAGCATGTTTTGAAAGAGCGGGATGGCTTTGATCGCGCAAACTTAAAAATCGAAGGATTGGCTAAGTCCAAATCCGAAAATGCTTCTCGCCTGGCCTCTCTTGGAGATGAAAAGAGGGAGTTACTTATAAAGTTGGGGGCAGCTGAAGGGATGAAAGTAGAAGCCGAGAAAAACTTGGCTGAG CTTGATGAGGTTGTTAAGTCtgccaagaaaataatttctatccTAGAACGCCGATTGGCTGAGTTGCGATCTGCTTTGGAGAACTCTCCGAATGACCTTAATCAGATTCTTCCCCAGTTGGCTGCTGCCCCCAAGATTTGA